A region from the Vicia villosa cultivar HV-30 ecotype Madison, WI linkage group LG3, Vvil1.0, whole genome shotgun sequence genome encodes:
- the LOC131659864 gene encoding uncharacterized protein LOC131659864 yields MRQRRQGKVGKSDEGCTTSSGFFATDSDVAGCIRRLMGCLNSDVATVVWNKARAIGVSGGGLVDICFIQESKLSNIDSVNVKSLWGEGDMKWSAKWSMGRSGGIITMWKVGLFEVLFNFVGDCFLGLALNWKGKTVYVVNVYASCFLDKNKEMWKKLRELRAKFQEGEWCIGGDFNVVCDKGERKGIGVQMNGGDIQNFNEFISSMELHDLPVLGNRFTWFNLVGSACSRIDRFLISEGLVNRQVVGERSVSDHFPIRLNGVVKDWGPKPFKLFKCWLNHDGFKPFLEEGWKALSNIRGKPGFVIKEKLSKLKALIRIWNKEVSVLSIP; encoded by the exons ATGAGACAGAGGAGACAGGGGAAAGTGGGGAAATCTGATGAAGGGTGTACGACTAGCTCCGGTTTTTTCGCGACTGACTCAGACGTGGCTGGATGTATTAGAAGATTGATGGGATGTTTAAACTCGGATGTGGCCACGGTGGTTTGGAATAAAGCAAGAGCAATTGGTGTTTCAGGTGGGGGATTA GTAGATATCTGTTTCATTCAAGAGTCTAAATTAAGTAATATTGATTCGGTGAATGTTAAATCCTTATGGGGAGAGGGAGATATGAAGTGGAGTGCTAAGTGGTCAATGGGGAGGTCTGGAGGTATCATCACTATGTGGAAAGTTGGCCTATTTGAAGTGCTTTTCAACTTTGTTGGCGATTGTTTTTTGGGGTTAGCTCTGAATTGGAAAGGGAAGACTGTGTATGTGGTTAATGTGTATGCTTCTTGTTTCCTTGATAAGAATAAGGAGATGTGGAAGAAATTAAGGGAGTTGAGAGCAAAATTTCAAGAGGGAGAATGGTGCATTGGAGGAGATTTTAATGTCGTGTGTGATAAAGGGGAGCGGAAAGGTATTGGTGTTCAGATGAATGGTGGGGATATTCAGAATTTCAATGAGTTTATCTCTTCGATGGAGCTTCATGACTTACCGGTTCTAGGTAATCGTTTCACTTGGTTCAATTTGGTTGGGTCAGCTTGCAGCAGGATTGACAGATTTTTGATTAGTGAGGGCCTTGTGAACAGGCAGGTTGTGGGGGAGAGGAGTGTTTCTGACCATTTCCCTATTCGGCTAAATGGTGTAGTGAAAGACTGGGGCCCTAAGCCATTTAAACTGTTTAAGTGTTGGCTTAATCATGACGGTTTCAAGCCGTTTCTGGAGGAAGGATGGAAAGCTTTATCCAATATTCGTGGCAAACCTGGATTtgtgataaaagagaaattgtcAAAGTTGAAGGCTTTGATTAGGATATGGAATAAGGAGGTCTCTGTACTGTCCATACCATAA